A portion of the Plasmodium gaboni strain SY75 chromosome 5, whole genome shotgun sequence genome contains these proteins:
- a CDS encoding putative amino acid transporter, producing the protein MLRNTPIDNFYRSHKFRDSFEKSNKFYDTSQPKDLNNEVKEKENKIRDRKEKKKKNYSWFNNSFNKNNINIDNDNNYNNIMNIKNRYDDDYPFRIYKNINNNKITNMDQYKYEKRYTSKDRKMSNFKNNRIKTYKNTYNNIINFIKENKNDMKKVRYFLFLRAYENSELFHIKKENKKEKHNLRKNNKCIDIKDAKERQRLKLLKILKSYHIKYEGYTDLYTLCNYSIYYEDKKLLDELLNKQNCNNFFYYLVSIGISYNDIIHMASVFENIEYLKYGNLYMLPWIYKKLNKFYNFDVTTFILHCIIYSISTLNSSLFLFIKYKTFVIILPLFITYLILSTPLVLQEINSGRFVLDGCISFFWSINNYHLPIGIILIISYILSIIKAIDFISLHLLYLSTFLLQNTPWIYKNIDSKICSKFNGSKNICDFSRNICYYNDQTNICEINKIKLGTKIYDMLLNRYIPPKSEKFQITVILASFLSLFLYNAVSKYKTSHKFLKIFLFLLIFLFLMHILAVRDFTLFQFLLADFNFHKIGNIILNYEVWILCMLHCIVNLSIHSGLYFYTSKGLRLGINVVKSTYIITTSCFLVDMLIFVSFSNIIGKYLKDINRNYSFLLKLIKKNIFYILIPVGNNIYNKFTLFLGIYVGIIFLTFLLLSASKRIDILFLSINDMYPLNSKKHIAIAWILIFFIYMNYRFLDNELRYMLSQYVYQLITLLILFYINFNFFWLSGIKETVNKLGLQPLICKFVFTFISEFSLIYLEIVCNVKYRIFFFFLRQFINILIIPVLSILICTYISNIRKKKKTKVGKGIKYIL; encoded by the exons ATGTTAAGGAATACGCCGATAGATAATTTTTATAGAAGTCATAAATTTAGAGATTCCTTTGAAAAAAGTAACAAATTTTATGATACAAGCCAACCGAAAGATTTGAATAATGAGGtgaaagaaaaagaaaataaaattcgagatagaaaagaaaaaaaaaaaaaaaattattcatggtttaataattcatttaataaaaataatataaatattgataatgataataattataataatattatgaatataaagAATAGATATGATGATGACTATCCCTTTAGgatttataaaaatataaataataataagattACAAATATGGatcaatataaatatgaaaaaagGTATACATCTAAGGATAGAAAAATGAGTAATTTCAAAAATAATCGtattaaaacatataaaaatacttataataatataataaattttataaaagaaaataagaatgatatgaaaaaagttcgttattttttatttttgagAGCATATGAAAATTCCGaattatttcatataaagaaagaaaataaaaaagaaaaacataatttaagaaaaaataataaatgtatagATATTAAAGATGCAAAAGAAAGACAACGATTAAAattattgaaaatattaaaaagttatcatataaaatatgaaggATATACAgatttatatacattatgtaattattcaatatattatgaagataaaaaattattagatgaattattaaataaacaaaattgtaataatttcttttattatttagTTAGTATAGGTATATcatataatgatattatacATATGGCTAGTGTATTCGAAAATAtagaatatttaaaatatggtaatttatatatgcttccatggatatataaaaaattaaataaattttataattttgatgttactacatttatattacattgtattatatattctatatcAACATTAAATTCatctctttttttatttattaaatataaaacatttgttattatattaccattatttataacataTCTTATATTATCTACACCTCTAGTATTACAAGAAATTAATTCTGGACGTTTTGTATTAGATGGATGTATTTCATTCTTCTGGtctataaataattatcatttgCCTATAggaataatattaattatatcatatattcTATCTATAATAAAAGCTATAGATTTTATATCACTACATCTTCTATACCTTTCTACCTTTCTATTACAAAACACCCCTtggatatataaaaatatagattCTAAAATATGTTCTAAATTTAATGGCAgcaaaaatatatgtgaCTTCTCTAGGAATATATGTTACTATAATGATCAAACGAATATATgtgaaataaataagatAAAACTG GGAACCAAAATTTATGATATGCTCCTTAACAGATATATCCCCCCCAAGAGTGAAAAATTCCAAATAACCGTTATTCTCGCTTCCTTCCTTtctttatttctttataatgctgtttcaaaatataagaCATCTCATAAATTtcttaaaatatttctcttccttttaatattcctttttttgATGCATATATTAGCCGTTCGTGATTTTACCCTTTTCCAATTTCTACTCGCAGATTTtaattttcataaaattggaaatattattttaaacTATGAAGTCTGGATATTGTGTATGCTACACTGTATTGTCAATTTGTCCATACATTCGGGATTATATTTCTACACCTCCAAAGGGTTAAG ACTGGGAATAAATGTTGTTAAATCGACATATATCATTACAACATCATGTTTCCTTGTTGATATGTTAATTTTCGTTTCtttttcaaatattattggaaaatatttaaaagacattaatagaaattatagctttttattaaaattaataaaaaagaatatattttatatattaatcCCAGTtggaaataatatatataataaatttacattattcttaggtatatatgttggcataatatttttaacctttcttttattatcaGCATCTAAAAgaatagatatattatttttatcaataAATGATATGTACCCTTTAAATTCAAAGAAACATATAGCTATAGCATGGattctcattttttttatatatatgaattatagATTTCTTGATAATGAATTAAGATATATGTTAAGTCAATATGTATATCAATTAATTacattattaattttattttatattaattttaatttcttcTGGTTAAGTGGAATAAAAGAAACTGTAAACAAACTAGGACTGCAGCCATTAATCTGTAAATTTGTATTTACATTCATAAGTgaattttctttaatatatctagAAATTGTATGTAATGTGAAATatagaattttttttttttttctaagacagtttataaatatattaattatacCTGTACTTTCTATACTTATATGTACCTACATATCtaatattagaaaaaagaagaaaacCAAAGTAGGAAAGggaataaaatatatattg
- a CDS encoding hypothetical protein (conserved Plasmodium protein, unknown function), protein MEKNIKLKISDTKSRILNFLTNKKTSVPNEDDNNTNTINKTKNVESQNNNSLNISECNVINKKNNDKDTIKKKKKSGTILNLKNEQQTQTLEGEVKDGKANTESITNQTTDLQNKELQNKNEENTQIDKIQNEISSSEKEQRQNNVSDVEYIESLKCEIEENIQADNLQKYESKLNPIAPEFKPQNSFYIYQKIQQHTKKNVLLLIKSFAYKGIKLENISGEYCKKYNALLNLGQAGFTNIYDLLKSIDRYLIFEELKDDSKKDHNDQKSDIKDNNNDDKKSDIKDNNNDDKKSDIKDKNNDDKKSDIKENNNDDKKSDIKENNNDDKKSDIKGNNNDDKKSDIKENNNNNDEENKTSNNNKYSYYEKKSFPYFINKNNISEKNIIIKYKTPHMDEDRKFFIKIILGTLSECTNYNSKLSDEDTNINNSVSLTKLPQEVKKIFGSSFNLKSIQIRCGIDKLQTFLEEIQEIQIFTLQNDMKIRITPETYNHKIPQLNFIMKSLTSHDLKTKSSFKLLFNKKNSLSMPVLDKQFSLDNNHSTEHPYNMYKNNSFDNFHFIKSLSSNELKNNLFSFNKKKMTSSNLFPQKSWKGILFGEKNKQPTHNKDLHILNKLNYPYNKNNSTIFNNNNNNYYYNHNQNNSNFIPLSNDVLNSCSLNKLHSNNNDYSNKNYNSKILTKMQLHILLYQLIVILSERQKIEWTQINKIKDQILHSNIKSCDLQENDENQVVRKSDIGTYKNQEDDANQKETFTDNNASLLKSNSDLLHFINTSGTHGSSEYQLESQETHDTTNLFKSENLSSDKYTKNSDFFNSFERNNTNVQFIGVFVSTIKSEWNKTYAEQYPLSFYLNYYKTKKLRKLLEEIPNLIIAGYGRIMQVFTLDAAQDYYDNLFTDNKQENLKTFSKSKFTTLSNSPYFKDITYQDVAKACAEGESVNVLDILGGDNMNVAKQNSNKYYDNFIYGLKRNDDFYNADKYGELKKNYNYEDMDMEMKNSYCYPNENVEILRYHLHKLLYNLVIHVCKKQNTLFLKYKANGVILSEYEMNKQLCGPVFYSSDLSYEDFITSRKINFFEKQQIKNSVYLLSQHGIYGIKFIHLSNEWFKLYNCELRPLMKICHYQKIGQMICNMPNVYVVGDGFDMKYIPNTEMDNEANDYNDVLSRKINKMSSENLSYNNKMNYNRISQDMPTKITNKNMAYESIMGLLFPNIRSHKSCNVNAYYKDHNDYRKNKTIMPEFSNAYSFKNDIRINNLFKNM, encoded by the exons atggaaaaaaatattaaactAAAAATCAGTGACACTAAATCACGTATCCTGAATTTTTTGACAAATAAAAAGACAAGCGTCCCTAACgaagatgataataatacaaacacaataaataaaactAAAAATGTAGAAAGccaaaataataattctttgAATATTTCTGAATGTaatgtaataaataaaaaaaacaatgATAAGGATACAATcaaaaagaagaaaaaaagtggaacaattttaaatttaaaaaatgaacaacAAACACAAACATTGGAAGG CGAAGTAAAGGATGGAAAGGCAAATACTGAAAGTATCACTAATCAGACGAcg GACCTACAAAATAAAGAActtcaaaataaaaatgagGAAAATACTCAGATAGATAAAATACAAAACGAAATATCATCATCTGAAAAGGAGCAAA GACAAAATAACGTTTCAGATGTTGAATATATAGAAAGCTTGAAGTGTGAGATTGAAGAAAATATCCAAGCAGATAATCTTCAAAAATATGA aagCAAGCTAAATCCCATAGCACCCGAATTTAAACCACAAAATTCATTTTACATATATCAGAAAATTCAACA GCATACGAAAAAGAATGTGCTATTACTGATAAAATCCTTTGCATATAAAGGAAtaaaattagaaaatatatctGGGGAATATTGTAAGAAATACAATGCATTGTTAAACCTGGGACAAGCTGGATTTACTAATATATACGATTTGTTGAAAAGTATAGATCGTTATTTGATATTTGAAGAGCTAAAGGATGATAGTAAAAAGGATCATAATGATCAAAAAAGTGATATAAAAGACAAcaataatgatgataaaaaaagtGATATAAAAGACAAcaataatgatgataaaaaaagtgatataaaagacaaaaataatgatgataaaaagAGTGACATAAAAGAAAAcaataatgatgataaaaagAGTGACATAAAAGAAAAcaataatgatgataaaaagAGTGACATAAAAGGAAAcaataatgatgataaaaagagtgatataaaagaaaacaataataataatgatgaagaGAATAAAAcaagtaataataataaatattcatattatgaaaaaaaaagttttccatattttataaataaaaataatatatccgaaaaaaatattatcataaaatataaaactCCACATATGGATGAAGATAGaaaatttttcattaaaattattttagGAACACTATCTGAATGTACTAATTATAATTCCAAATTATCTGATGAAGatacaaatattaataatagtGTATCCTTGACTAAACTACCTCAAGAagtgaaaaaaatattcggatcttcttttaatttGAAATCAATACAAATTCGTTGTGGAATAGATAAATTACAAACATTTTTAGAAGAAATACAAgaaatacaaatatttaCTCTTCAAAATGATATGAAAATTAGAATAACACCAGAAACATATAATCATAAAATACCTCAActaaattttattatgaaatCATTAACAAGTCATGATCTCAAAACTAAATCTTCATTCAAATTATTGtttaacaaaaaaaattctcTTTCTATGCCTGTTCTTGATAAACAATTTTCTTTAGATAATAATCATAGCACAGAACATCcttataatatgtataaaaataattcttttgATAACTTCCATTTCATAAAATCATTAAGTTCcaatgaattaaaaaataatcttttttcttttaataaaaagaaaatgacATCTTCAAATTTATTTCCTCAAAAAAGTTGGAAGGGTATTTTATTTGgtgaaaaaaataaacaacCTACTCATAATAAGGAtcttcatatattaaataaattaaattatccatataataaaaataatagcactattttcaataataacaataataattattattataatcataatcaaaataattcCAATTTTATTCCGCTCTCAAATGATGTCTTAAATAGTTGCTCATTAAATAAACTACattctaataataatgattattctaataaaaattacaactccaaaatattaacaaaaatGCAGTTACATATACTTCTATATCAACTCATAGTTATCTTATCAGAAAGACAGAAAATTGAATGGActcaaataaataaaataaaggaTCAAATATTACACTCAA ATATTAAATCGTGCGATCTACAAGAGAATGACGAAAACCAAGTGGTTAGAAAAAGTGATATAGGCACTTATAAAAACCAAGAAGATGATGCAAATCAAAAGGAAACCTTTACAGATAATAATGCAAGTCTTTTAAAATCAAACAGCGATCTTTTACATTTCATAAACACATCAGGAACACACGGTTCTTCAGAATATCAACTTGAGAGTCAAGAAACACATGATACTACCAACTTATTCAAATCAGAAAATTTATCAAGtgataaatatacaaaaaattcAGATTTCTTTAATTCATTCGAAAGAAATAATACTAATGTTCAATTTATTGGAGTATTTGTTTCTACTATTAAAAGTGAATGGAACAAAACCTATGCTGAACAATACCCATTAAGCTTTTATCtcaattattataaaacCAAAAAATTGAGAAAATTATTAGAAGAAATTCCAAATTTAATTATAGCAGGATATGGAAGAATCATGCAGGTCTTTACTTTAGATGCTGCACAAgattattatgataatttatttacaGACAATAAGCAAGAAAACCTTAAAACTTTCTCAAAATCGAAATTTACCACTCTTAGCAATTCTCCTTATTTCAAGGATATAACATATcaa GATGTTGCGAAGGCGTGTGCTGAGGGCGAAAGTGTTAACGTGCTGGACATTTTGGGAGGAGATAATATGAATGTAGCCAAACAGAATAGcaataaatattatgacAACTTCATTTATGGTTTGAAGAGAAATGATGATTTTTACAATGCTGATAAATATGGAGAGTTGAAGaagaattataattatgaagATATGGATATGGAAATGAAAAATTCTTATTGCTATCCAAACGAGAATGTAGAGATATTAAGATATCATTTACATAAGCtgttatataatttagTGATACATGTGTGTAAAAAACAGaatacattatttttaaaatataaagcTAATGGTGTAATATTAAGTGAGTATGAGATGAATAAGCAATTATGTGGTCCAGTGTTTTATTCTAGTGATTTGTCTTATGAAGATTTTATTACATCaaggaaaataaatttttttgaaaaacAGCAGATAAAAAATAGTGTATATCTATTATCACAACATGGAATATATGGaattaaatttatacaCTTATCAAATGAATGgtttaaattatataattgtgAATTACGTCCTCTTATGAAAATATGTCATTATCAAAAAATTGGTCAGATGATTTGTAATATGCCTAATGTATATGTAGTGGGTGATGGGTTTgatatgaaatatataccCAACACAGAAATGGACAATgaa GCAAATGACTATAACGATGTTCTATCAAGGAAAATCAATAAAATGTCTTCTGAAA atttatcttataataacaaaatgAACTATAATAGGATATCACAAGATATGCCAACtaaaataacaaataaaaatatggCCTATGAAAGTATCATGGGGTTATTATTTCCAAATATACGTTCTCATAAAAGTTGTAATGTGAACGCCTACTATAAAGATCATAATGATTACAGAAAGAATAAAACAATAATGCCAGAATTTTCAAATGCCtattcatttaaaaatgatataagaataaataatttatttaaaaatatgtag
- a CDS encoding putative glideosome-associated protein 40, which translates to MKIEKFNLPEWSDIERYFKDPELLTAEILFVALTLCNVFVMYRLFLDVIPYPIFVTWWQLAQGLLVAYVCGELGREFPKFAYFPKVEINENMLKVLFVPSIFYCLMLVLSNYLLYKTPCIASYPVLVSFTVVFHHLTRFIGCGEEYMPLRWKSIVFLLAAFIIGCFDSKTTGKGVIVWALLYALFSAIFRAGFMQKIMHLVDGKGNTLHNNQHLLGVLILPVLILLSGELSVFLHMPYDITSLHTWQMWGCLITVGTLPFIKNVISNRLVRRTGQGPWRFLEIISIILVFFIGMTYNAPSFKGYLAILCVIIGRSLGAFDVLLNASDYMHAEDERKRKNTRSSYAKSRQGTQASKPFLSSADNEEDEESSFSSNDSKSYQGSQDYDDKESVNSSSQQYSVHKGTSRMDSSSNQTSHGVMSADEDRAATFKSKSKLSRNYSSKQHEMLDSQA; encoded by the coding sequence ATGAAGATTGAAAAGTTTAATTTACCAGAATGGAGTGATATCGAAAGATATTTTAAAGACCCTGAATTACTTACAGCAGAGATATTATTTGTAGCTTTAACCTTATGTAACGTTTTTGTTATGTATCGTTTATTTTTAGATGTAATTCCATATCCAATATTTGTAACATGGTGGCAATTAGCTCAAGGATTATTGGTTGCTTATGTATGTGGTGAATTGGGTCGTGAATTTCCTAAATTTGCTTATTTTCCAAAAGTTGAGattaatgaaaatatgtTAAAGGTATTATTTGTACCttcaatattttattgtttgATGCTTGTATTAtcaaattatttattatataaaacacCATGTATAGCATCATATCCAGTGTTAGTTAGTTTTACTGTTGTTTTTCATCACTTAACTCGTTTTATTGGTTGTGGAGAAGAATATATGCCATTGAGATGGAAATCAATTGTGTTTTTATTGGCTGCTTTTATAATTGGTTGTTTCGATTCTAAAACAACAGGAAAAGGTGTTATAGTATGGGCATTATTATATGCTTTGTTTTCAGCTATATTTAGAGCAGGTTTTATGCAGAAAATTATGCATTTAGTAGATGGTAAAGGAAATACCTTACATAACAATCAACATCTTTTAGGTGTACTTATATTACCAGTACTTATATTGTTATCAGGAGAATTAAGTGTATTTTTACACATGCCATATGATATTACATCATTACATACTTGGCAAATGTGGGGATGTTTAATAACTGTTGGTACCTTACCattcataaaaaatgtCATATCAAATAGATTAGTAAGAAGAACAGGACAAGGACCATGGAGATTTCTTGAAATTATATCTATAATTcttgtattttttattggTATGACATATAATGCACCCTCATTCAAAGGCTATTTAGCTATATTATGTGTTATTATTGGAAGATCCTTAGGTGCTTTTGatgttttattaaatgCATCAGATTATATGCATGCAGAAGatgaaagaaaaagaaaaaatacaaGATCCAGTTATGCCAAAAGTAGACAAGGAACACAAGCATCAAAACCATTCTTGTCATCAGCTGATaatgaagaagatgaaGAAAGCTCATTTAGTTCTAATGATAGCAAAAGTTATCAAGGCTCACAAgattatgatgataaagAAAGTGTAAACAGTAGCTCACAACAATATAGTGTGCACAAAGGAACCAGTCGAATGGATAGTTCATCAAATCAAACAAGCCACGGAGTTATGTCAGCTGATGAAGATAGAGCAGCAACATTCAAATCAAAATCAAAATTATCTAGAAATTATTCATCAAAGCAACATGAAATGCTTGATTCACAAGCATAA
- a CDS encoding putative BolA-like protein, with amino-acid sequence MCIQKVIEDKLSSALNPTFLELIDKSCGCGTSFDAVIVSNNFDDKKLLDRHRLVNTILKEELQKIHAFSMKCHTPVEYDKLKSKST; translated from the coding sequence ATGTGCATACAAAAGGTTATTGAAGATAAATTAAGTTCAGCCTTAAATCCCACATTTTTAGAGTTAATAGATAAATCTTGTGGATGTGGAACATCCTTTGATGCTGTTATAGTTTCTAATAATTTTGATGATAAAAAGTTATTAGATAGACATAGACTTGTTAACACtattttaaaagaagaaCTACAAAAAATTCACGCCTTTTCTATGAAATGCCACACCCCAGTTgaatatgataaattaaaGAGCAAATcaacataa
- a CDS encoding putative NLI interacting factor-like phosphatase produces the protein MKKRKFERCIYQILKILKFYMNIWTKIKKLIKYILSPLLLRDSFHFKTYRKRRICPTMTLVLDLDETLIYCTKKKKYHYQKEVDVLINGKYLPLYVCKRPYIDLFFSSLYPFYEIIIFTTAIKSYADTVLNIIDVDHYIDKKFYREDCYEMNEKLYIKNLTNIKKELSKIILIDDSNISGFQYPDNFFPIKKWQGDLNDTELLHLIPFFLNLRKVKDIRSLCSFRLISQQDVSKLLSTSSSKHIKYLTDENSKYLYRHSLAFQAINYLKIFMNKFRYASSKKQWNELGKKINNKLKSYPFSLSKLKGSSDDEHKKKHRKIIHNRKLLH, from the coding sequence atgaaaaaaagaaaatttgAAAGATGTATTTATCAAATATTGAAGATActaaaattttatatgaatatatggacaaaaataaagaagttgataaaatatattttaagtccattattattaagagattcatttcattttaaGACATATAGAAAAAGAAGGATATGTCCTACTATGACATTAGTATTAGATTTAGATGAGACATTAATATATTgcacaaaaaaaaagaaatatcATTATCAAAAAGAGGTAGatgtattaataaatggaaaatatttaccattatatgtatgtaaGAGACCATATAtagatttatttttctcaagtttatatcctttttatgaaatcataatatttacaaCAGCAATAAAATCATATGCTGATACagtattaaatataatagatGTTGATCATTATATTGATAAAAAGTTTTATAGAGAAGATTGTTATGAAATGAATgagaaattatatataaaaaatttaacaaatataaaaaaagaattatctaaaattattttaatagATGATTCAAATATATCTGGTTTTCAATATCctgataatttttttccaATCAAAAAATGGCAAGGAGATTTAAATGATACTGAATTATTACATCTCATAcctttctttttaaatttaagAAAAGTAAAAGATATTAGATCATTATGTTCATTTAGATTAATATCACAACAAGATGTATCAAAGTTATTAAGTACATCTTCTTCAAAACATATCAAATATTTAACAGATGAAAATTCCAAATATCTATATAGACATTCTTTAGCATTTCAAGCTATCAATTATctaaaaatttttatgaacAAATTTAGATATGCTAGCTCAAAAAAACAATGGAACGAATtaggaaaaaaaataaataacaaatTAAAGTCATATCCTTTTTCATTATCTAAATTGAAAGGTTCTAGTGATGATGAgcataaaaaaaaacacagAAAGATAATTCATAACAGAAAATTGTTGCACTGA